A section of the Piliocolobus tephrosceles isolate RC106 unplaced genomic scaffold, ASM277652v3 unscaffolded_43897, whole genome shotgun sequence genome encodes:
- the LOC111531261 gene encoding zinc finger protein 782: protein YCFTKPELIFTLEQGEDPWLLEEEKGFLSRNSPEDSQPDEISEKSPETQGKHFWQVLFTNKLLTTEQEISGKPHNRDINIFPARMMPCKCGTVGSAYQGLIPMAPHCQYSKEKAHEHNVCDKCLISIKDGRTNTQEKSFAYSKSVKTLSHKEDVIQYQTIHTLGQDFEYNGSRKAFLKKAALVTSESTYPKGKSYNFNKFGENKYDKSTFIIPQNIHPEKSHDEFNDTENCFCRITHKTPTGGKSFSQKSHIRECHRVHIGMKPFEYGKSFNHSSILPVHQRTHATDKYSDYNPCTETFSYQSTLSVHPKVHIREKPCEYNECGKSCSINSRLIWPQKSHTGEKPYECRECGKAFSEKSRLRKHQRTHTGEKPYQCDGCEKAFSAKSGLRIHQRTHTGEKPFECPECGKSFNYKSILIVHQRTHTGEKPFECNECGKSFSHMSGLRNHRRTHTGERPYKCDECGKAFKLKSGLRKHHRTHTGEKPYTCNQCGKAFGQKSQLRGHHRIHTGEKPYTCNHCGEAFSQKSNLRVHHRTHTGEKPYQCEECGKTFRQKSNLRGHQRTHTGEKPYECDECGKAFSEKSVLRKHERTHTGEKPYNCNQCGEAFSQKSNLRVHQRTHTGEKPYKCDKCGKTFSQKSSLREHQKAHPGD from the exons GATACTGCTTTACAAAACCAGAACTGATCTTCACATTGGAGCAAGGAGAAGATCCGTGGTTATTAGAGGAGGAGAAAGGATTTCTAAGCAGGAACTCCCCAG aaGACTCCCAACCTGATGAAATCTCAGAGAAGAGCCCAGAAACTCAAGGCAAACATTTCTGGCAAGTTTTATTCACCAATAAATTATTGACTACAGAGCAAGAAATTTCAGGAAAACCACATAATCGGGACATAAACATTTTTCCTGCAAGAATGATGCCTTGTAAATGTGGCACTGTGGGGTCTGCTTACCAGGGTCTCATCCCGATGGCCCCACACTGTCAGTATTCAAAAGAAAAGGCTCATGAGCATAATGTATGTGACAAATGTCTCATCAGTATTAAGGATGGCAGAACTAACACTCAAGAGAAATCTTTTGCTTATAGTAAAAGTGTGAAAACCCTCAGTCATAAGGAGGACGTTATTCAATATCAGACAATTCATACTTTGGGGCAAGATTTTGAATATAATGGAAGTAGAAAAGCTTTTCTTAAAAAGGCTGCCCTTGTTACATCTGAAAGTACCTACCCAAAAGGAAAATCTTACAATTTCaataaatttggggaaaacaAATATGATAAATCAACCTTTATTATTCCTCAGAACATTCATCCAGAGAAGAGTCACGATGAGTTTAATGATACTGAAAATTGTTTCTGTAGGATCACTCACAAAACTCCAACAGGAGGGAAATCTTTCAGCCAAAAGTCACATATTAGAGAATGTCATAGAGTTCATATAGGGATGAAACCCTTTGAATATGGAAAAAGTTTCAACCATAGTTCAATCCTCCCAGTGCATCAGAGAACTCATGCAACAGATAAATACTCTGATTATAACCCATGTACAGAGACGTTCAGCTACCAGTCAACTCTCAGTGTACATCCGAAGGTTCACATAAGGGAAAAACCCTGTGAGTATAATGAATGTGGAAAATCCTGCTCTATTAATTCACGCTTGATTTGGCCTCAGAAAAGTCACACAGGggagaaaccttatgaatgtcGTGAATGCGGGAAAGCCTTCAGTGAGAAGTCACGCCTAAGAAaacatcagagaactcacacaggagagaaaccgtATCAGTGTGATGGATGTGAGAAAGCTTTCAGTGCAAAGTCAGGCCTAAGAATACACCAGAGAACCCACACAGGGGAGAAACCATTCGAATGTCCTGAATGTGGGAAATCTTTTAACTATAAGTCAATCCTCATAGTgcatcagagaactcacacaggggagaaaccttttgaatgtaatgaatgtgggaaatctTTCAGCCATATGTCAGGCCTAAGGAATCATCGAAGAACTCACACAGGGGAAAGACCATATAAATGTgatgaatgtgggaaagctttcAAACTGAAGTCAGGCCTGAGGAAACATCATAGAACACACACAGGGGAGAAGCCCTACACATGTAATCAGTGTGGAAAAGCTTTCGGTCAGAAATCACAACTCAGAGGACATCATAGAATTCACACAGGGGAAAAACCCTATACATGTAATCATTGTGGGGAAGCTTTCAGTCAGAAATCAAACCTCAGAGTACATCACAGAACTCATACTGGGGAGAAACCCTATCAGTGTGAGGAGTGTGGAAAAACTTTCAGGCAGAAATCAAATCTCAGAGGGCATCAGAGAACTCACACTGGGGAGAAGCCCTATGAATGTGatgaatgtggaaaagctttcagtGAGAAGTCGGTCCTAAGAAAACATGAGCGAACTCATACTGGGGAGAAACCATATAATTGTAATCAGTGTGGGGAAGCTTTCAGTCAGAAATCCAATCTCAGAGtacatcagagaactcacacaggggagaaaccctataaatgtgaTAAATGTGGAAAAACTTTCAGTCAAAAATCAAGCCTTAGAGAACATCAGAAAGCCCACCCAGGGGATTAG